The following are from one region of the Falco cherrug isolate bFalChe1 chromosome 19, bFalChe1.pri, whole genome shotgun sequence genome:
- the AMHR2 gene encoding LOW QUALITY PROTEIN: anti-Muellerian hormone type-2 receptor (The sequence of the model RefSeq protein was modified relative to this genomic sequence to represent the inferred CDS: inserted 1 base in 1 codon; deleted 6 bases in 6 codons): MFCPPTPGPHNLSCVSYKHPSVRGGLGGPGGAKAGTVRCPPGQCCIGIWNQSHALVQGCWGGGGATCPSPTCAPSPAGPPGGAVLVCLCHGHLCNGNASGTGTGLGGPQHGPVPGPVGAVGPLWLWGAGPLLLLLLTCLAILGLRWARTHAEQPPRGCQGIEAAPEPPSPDLPALRFLQVLQAGRFSAVWQGTLQQRPVAIKAFVAGAAGRFAAERAVHGLPLMEHDNVARLLGTRAAGPRAHGGLLVLQLYPAGSLRHFLGQHVGTWAGSVRLALSLARGLAFLHQELWRDGLYKPSVVHRDLSSQNVLVREDGTCAIGDFGLALALPPRVPXAGAHHAMPIRKAGTCGYLAPEILDESLDLRAWGRALRQADVYALALLLWEILSRCQALSPGAPVPAFRLAYEAELGASPTGAQLRRLAVEERRRPLIPPRLALSGVPQPGGALPELLEDCWDPDPEARLSAERALQRLQRLAAAPAPPPGAPRQGGVRGETEAQGGGRSRPAGPPPRPRPAPGRSHSAPRPPRYPRAGPRPERRRQVLELPAAMWDPGAGQPPPLNPVYPPNPTCPPQPHPANPVYPPPVVPPNPLGGPGHPPIPFGAHPMPPGDSPGPFGAPPVPHGTPQGAPTLQPPHPGVPPPYPPRAGQEGGKEDEEEDEEGSEKAQALFIVVVVVLLLQQLRLRPPAPPSTHLLLWPPVTTCVFL, from the exons ATGttctgcccccccaccccaggcccCCACAATCTCAGCTGCGTCTCCTACAAGCATCCCAGCGTGCGGGGTGGGTTGGGGGGC CCAGGGGGGGCCAAGGCTGGCACCGTCCGCTGCCCCCCCGGCCAGTGCTGCATCGGCATCTGGAACCAGAGCCACGCGCTGGTGCAGG gctgctgggggggtgggggggccacctgcccctctcccacctgcgcc cccagccccgcgggaCCCCCCGGCGGTGCCGTCCTCGTCTGCCTCTGCCACGGCCACCTCTGCAACGGCAACGCCAGCGGGAcagggacggggctgggggggccccaGCATGGCccag TGCCCGGCcctgtgggggctgtggggcccctgtggctgtggggtgctggccccctcctcctcctcctcctcacctgccTGGCCATCCTCG ggctgcgATGGGCAAGGACCCACGCAGAGCAGCCACCCCGG GGGTGCCAGGGGATCGAGGCTgccccagagccccccagcccagaCCTGCCTGCACTGCGCTTCCTGCAG GTGCTGCAGGCCGGACGCTTCTCAGCAGTGTGGCAGGGCACCCTACAGCAGCGGCCGGTGGCCATCAAGGCCTTTGTggccggggcggccgggcgctTCGCAGCC GAGCGAGCCGTGCACGGGCTGCCCCTGATGGAGCACGACAACGTGGCACGGCTGCTGGGCACGCGGGCGGCCGGGCCTCGTGCCCATGGGGGGCTCCTTGTCCTCCAGCTGTACCCCGCC ggctccctgCGACACTTCCTGGGGCAGCACGTGGGGACGTGGGCCGGCAGCGTGCGCCTGGCGCTCTCCCTCGCCCGC GGCCTCGCCTTCTTGCACCAGGAGCTGTGGCGCGATG gcctgtACAAGCCCAGTGTGGTGCACCGAGACCTGAGCAGCCAGAACGTGCTGGTGCGGGAGGACGGGACTTGTGCCATCGGTGACTTCGGGCTGGCTCTGGCGCTGCCACCCCGCGTGC AGGCTGGCGCCCACCATGCCATGCCCATCCGCAAGG CTGGGACCTG CGGGTACCTGGCACCCGAGATCCTGGATGAGAGCCTGGACCTGCGGGCATGGGGCCGG GCGCTGCGGCAAGCGGATGTCTACGCGCTGGCACTGCTCCTCTGGGAGATCCTCTCACGCTGCCAGGCCCTCAGCCCTG GAGCACCCGTGCCGGCATTCCGGCTGGCGTACGAGGCGGAGCTGGGTGCCAGCCCCACGGGTGCCCAGCTCCGGCGCTTGGCCGtggaggagcggcggcggccaCTCATCCCCCCCCGCCTGGCACTGT CGGGGGTCCCGCAGCCCGGGGGGGCGCTGCCGGAGCTGCTGGAGGACTGCTGGGACCCCGACCCCGAGGCGCGGCTCTCGGCCGAGCGGGCGCTGCAGCGGCTCCAGCGCTTGGCagccgcccccgcgccgccccccggcgccccccggcAGGGTGGCGTGcggggggaaactgaggcacagggggGCGGGCGCTCCCGCCCGGCagggcccccgccccgcccccgccccgcccccgggaGGAGCCACTcggcgccccgccccccccggtACCCtcgggcggggccgcggccggaGCGCAGGCGGCAG gtCCTGGAGCTGCCAGCTGCCATGTGGGACCCTGGTGCAg GGCAGCCGCCCCCCCTGAACCCCGTGTACCCCCCAAACCCCACGtgcccccctcagccccaccCTGCCAACCCTGTGTACCCCCCCCCGGTGGTACCCCCAAATCCTCTGGGGGGACCCGGGCACCCCCCCATACCCTTCGGGGCCCACCCCATGCCCCCCGGGGACTCCCCTGGCCCCTTCGGGGCCCCCCCTGTGCCCCATGGGACCCCCCAGGGTGCCCctaccctgcagcccccccaccccggggtgCCCCCCCCATACCCCCCCCGGGCTGGACAAGAAGGCGgcaaagaagatgaagaagaggatgaagaaggcTCAGAAAAGGCACAAG CGCTCTTCATCGTCGTCGTCgtcgtcctcctcctccagcagctccgaCTGaggccaccagcaccacccagcacccacctcctgCTGTGGCCACCTGTGACCACCTGCGTCTTCCTGTGA